In a single window of the Streptomyces sp. HUAS ZL42 genome:
- a CDS encoding long-chain fatty acid--CoA ligase — protein sequence MRNQGLGSWPARRARMAPEATAVVHDGGSLSYGELAARVTRLAHALRALGVGHGDRVAYLGANHPALAETLFAVNTLGAVFVPLNTRLAAPELAFILGDSGATVLVFGAELTDTVDSFRADVEVKHYVEVGSAYEELLANAPDDPLDETVGLDEVCMIQYTSGTSGRPKGVMLTHANIAWNCFNILLDVDIASDDVALVVAPMFHTAALNAVFLPGFLKGGTSVLMRGFDPERVLDVIAEHRVTRMFGVPAMYQAMARSPRWATADLSSIRILMCAAAPVPKALIHTYQDRGLTFLQEYGLTETAPAALGLRAPDSIRKAGSAGTPCFFTDVRVVRPDLTDVAPGEVGEVIISGLNVMKGYWQWPEATKDAFVEGSWFRSGDAATVDEEGYVTIVDRIKDMYISGGENVYPAEVEQLLYQHPAVAECAVIGVPDERWGEVGRALVVPRAGADVSPDDIMDSLSGRLARYKLPKSVVLVDALPRNATGKILKARLRSQYGSVPARGAEEA from the coding sequence ATGCGCAATCAAGGGCTCGGCTCGTGGCCCGCGCGGCGTGCCCGCATGGCACCGGAGGCCACCGCCGTCGTGCACGACGGTGGATCCCTGTCCTACGGAGAGCTGGCCGCGCGCGTGACGCGGCTCGCTCACGCCCTGCGTGCCCTGGGGGTCGGCCACGGTGACCGGGTGGCCTACCTGGGCGCGAACCATCCGGCCCTGGCGGAGACCCTGTTCGCCGTGAACACGCTGGGCGCCGTCTTCGTCCCGCTCAACACCCGCCTCGCGGCACCCGAGTTGGCCTTCATCCTGGGCGACTCGGGAGCGACGGTGCTGGTGTTCGGGGCCGAACTCACCGACACCGTCGACTCGTTCAGGGCCGACGTCGAGGTGAAGCACTACGTCGAGGTGGGGAGCGCGTACGAGGAGCTGCTGGCGAACGCACCCGACGACCCCCTGGACGAGACGGTCGGCCTCGACGAGGTGTGCATGATCCAGTACACCTCGGGCACCAGCGGCCGCCCCAAGGGCGTCATGCTCACCCACGCCAACATCGCCTGGAACTGCTTCAACATCCTGCTGGACGTGGACATCGCCTCAGACGACGTCGCTCTGGTGGTGGCACCGATGTTCCACACCGCCGCCCTCAACGCCGTCTTCCTGCCGGGCTTCCTCAAAGGAGGGACGTCGGTGCTGATGCGCGGCTTCGACCCGGAACGGGTGCTCGACGTCATCGCCGAGCACCGGGTGACGAGGATGTTCGGCGTGCCCGCGATGTACCAGGCCATGGCCCGGTCGCCGCGGTGGGCGACGGCCGATCTGTCGTCGATCCGGATCCTGATGTGCGCGGCGGCACCCGTCCCCAAGGCCCTCATCCACACATACCAGGACCGTGGCCTGACCTTCCTGCAGGAGTACGGCCTGACCGAGACCGCCCCCGCCGCGCTGGGCCTGCGCGCACCGGACAGCATCCGCAAGGCCGGCTCGGCCGGCACACCCTGCTTCTTCACCGACGTACGCGTGGTGCGGCCCGACCTCACCGATGTCGCACCGGGCGAGGTCGGCGAGGTGATCATCTCGGGCCTCAACGTGATGAAGGGCTACTGGCAGTGGCCCGAAGCGACCAAGGACGCCTTCGTCGAAGGAAGTTGGTTCCGCTCCGGAGACGCGGCCACTGTCGACGAGGAGGGGTACGTCACGATCGTCGACCGTATCAAGGACATGTACATCTCCGGCGGGGAGAACGTCTATCCGGCCGAGGTCGAGCAACTCCTCTACCAGCATCCCGCGGTCGCCGAATGCGCGGTGATCGGCGTACCCGACGAACGATGGGGCGAAGTGGGCAGAGCGCTGGTCGTGCCCCGCGCGGGCGCCGACGTGTCGCCCGACGACATCATGGACTCCCTGTCCGGCCGACTCGCCAGGTACAAGCTCCCCAAGTCGGTCGTCCTCGTCGACGCCCTGCCCCGCAACGCCACCGGCAAGATCCTCAAGGCCCGCCTGCGCAGCCAGTACGGCTCCGTGCCGGCCCGAGGCGCCGAGGAGGCATGA
- the tnpA gene encoding IS200/IS605 family transposase: MSPRWEPNPDVRRGRSVVYTLHARLVFTPKFRRKVFNGTVLTRCEEVMRKVCEDFGAELREFHGETDHVHLLVHYPPSIALSRLVGSLKVVSARRLRQDFPDHINKYLWGEHFWFPSYFAGSCGGAPLAVGKEYIKNQKRPD; this comes from the coding sequence ATGTCACCTCGTTGGGAACCAAACCCTGATGTACGCAGGGGAAGAAGCGTCGTCTACACCCTCCATGCACGCTTGGTCTTCACTCCAAAGTTCCGGCGGAAGGTCTTCAACGGCACGGTCCTCACCCGGTGTGAGGAGGTCATGCGGAAGGTCTGCGAGGACTTCGGCGCGGAACTGCGGGAGTTCCACGGCGAGACCGATCACGTGCACCTGCTCGTGCACTATCCGCCCTCGATAGCGCTGTCCCGGCTCGTCGGCAGCCTCAAGGTCGTCTCCGCCCGCCGCCTACGCCAGGATTTCCCCGACCACATCAACAAGTATCTGTGGGGCGAACACTTCTGGTTTCCGTCCTACTTCGCCGGTTCCTGCGGTGGCGCACCGCTGGCCGTGGGCAAGGAGTACATCAAGAACCAGAAGCGCCCGGACTGA
- a CDS encoding VanZ family protein, whose amino-acid sequence MFVPLGVAIAQIRPRTRALLTAGAAAALPFGIEATQYALPWLLRAADAQDIAGNLLGLALGMTALALPWPRDRSRVSGQPQRSYRERTAR is encoded by the coding sequence CTGTTCGTCCCGCTGGGGGTGGCGATCGCCCAGATCCGCCCGAGAACACGTGCGTTGCTGACGGCAGGGGCCGCCGCCGCCCTGCCGTTCGGTATCGAGGCCACTCAGTACGCCCTGCCGTGGCTGCTGCGCGCCGCCGACGCCCAGGACATCGCCGGCAATCTGCTCGGCCTTGCCCTCGGAATGACCGCACTCGCCCTGCCATGGCCCCGCGACCGCAGTCGAGTCAGCGGGCAGCCGCAGCGGTCATACCGTGAGCGCACTGCCCGCTGA
- a CDS encoding putative quinol monooxygenase — translation MIFITAKFRVRPEHADRWPEISADFTRATRAEPGCLWFDWSRSVEEPAEYVLVEAFRDADAGIAHVQSAHFKAAQQTLPPHLVETPRIVNATVPQDDWSLLGEMAVPDQK, via the coding sequence ATGATCTTCATCACCGCGAAGTTCCGCGTCCGTCCCGAGCATGCCGACCGCTGGCCCGAGATCAGCGCCGACTTCACCCGGGCCACACGCGCCGAACCCGGCTGCCTGTGGTTCGACTGGTCGCGCAGCGTGGAGGAGCCGGCGGAGTACGTCCTGGTCGAGGCCTTCCGCGACGCCGATGCCGGCATCGCACATGTGCAGTCCGCACACTTCAAGGCTGCGCAGCAGACGCTGCCGCCGCATCTGGTGGAGACGCCGCGCATCGTGAACGCGACCGTTCCGCAGGATGACTGGTCGCTTCTCGGGGAGATGGCGGTCCCGGACCAGAAGTAG
- a CDS encoding ABC transporter ATP-binding protein: MAQLDIIDVGHTYTPGAEEERWALKPLKLTFESGKTYALVGPSGCGKTTLLNILSGLVRPSRGRVLFDGADVTALPTKARNIAQVFQFPVIYKSMTVYDNLAFPLQCRRWDKARIDAKVRQVAEALDLHDRLRKPARGLTADDKQLISLGRGLVRDDVAAVLMDEPLTVIDPQLKHSLRRKIREITEQFRPTVIYVTHDQYEAMSFAQEVLVMKDGRAVQQGTPEQLFEAPSSTYVGYFIGSPAMNFLTVDRSDRPFALGGRPLSVAWDTPDSTREVQVGVRPEYVKVVTDPGPNTFPGRLRGVSDHGAQRVLEVEIAGQLVRAKTPREEGVPAGEEVLVHLPRAKVLPYADGRLALRS, translated from the coding sequence ATGGCGCAGTTGGACATCATCGACGTCGGGCACACGTACACGCCCGGCGCCGAGGAGGAGCGATGGGCTCTCAAGCCACTGAAGCTGACCTTCGAATCCGGCAAGACCTATGCGCTGGTCGGACCCTCGGGCTGCGGCAAGACAACACTGCTGAACATCCTGTCCGGCCTGGTCAGACCATCCCGGGGACGGGTGTTGTTCGACGGGGCCGACGTCACCGCCCTGCCCACGAAGGCACGCAACATCGCCCAGGTCTTCCAATTCCCCGTCATCTACAAGTCGATGACCGTCTACGACAACCTCGCCTTCCCCCTGCAGTGCCGGCGCTGGGACAAGGCGCGGATCGACGCCAAGGTCCGGCAGGTCGCCGAGGCCCTGGACCTGCACGACCGGCTGAGGAAGCCCGCTCGCGGCCTCACCGCCGACGACAAGCAGCTGATCTCACTCGGCCGCGGCCTGGTCCGTGACGACGTGGCGGCCGTCCTGATGGACGAGCCGCTCACCGTGATCGACCCGCAGCTCAAGCACTCGCTGCGGCGCAAGATCCGCGAGATCACCGAGCAGTTCCGGCCCACGGTGATCTACGTGACGCACGACCAGTACGAGGCGATGAGCTTCGCACAGGAAGTGCTCGTCATGAAGGACGGCCGCGCCGTCCAGCAAGGCACCCCTGAGCAGCTCTTCGAGGCACCCTCCTCCACCTACGTCGGCTACTTCATCGGCTCCCCCGCGATGAACTTCCTGACCGTGGACCGCAGCGACAGGCCCTTCGCGCTGGGCGGCCGGCCGCTGTCCGTCGCCTGGGACACCCCCGACAGCACGAGGGAGGTCCAGGTCGGCGTCCGGCCCGAATACGTCAAGGTCGTCACGGACCCCGGCCCCAACACCTTCCCCGGCCGGCTGCGGGGCGTCAGCGACCACGGCGCGCAGCGCGTGCTCGAAGTCGAGATCGCCGGGCAACTCGTCAGGGCCAAGACACCGCGGGAGGAGGGAGTTCCGGCGGGCGAGGAAGTCCTCGTGCACCTGCCGCGTGCAAAGGTCCTGCCGTACGCGGACGGTCGGTTGGCACTCCGCTCGTGA
- a CDS encoding ABC transporter ATP-binding protein has product MNLSATDLCLSVDGVDHLKNVTATFQPGRLHTVIGRTMAGKTTLLRALAGLQKVDSGSLTRAGEDFLKTPVWQRDTAMVYQQFINYPHLNVFDNVAFPLKRAGLSRDEIRRRVRRSLASVGLADFEKRKPSQLSGGQQQRVAMARALARDTAILLLDEPLANLDYKLREQLRDEFKALFSDQGDTIVIYTTTEPAEAMMLGDVILVMHEGRILQTGTPQEVFERPATTTVASIINDPPMNIFAGRIEGGQVTVAGFQATHSSAHLADLPDAAYQFGLRATDVSLASSGVEGEVTFVEISGSETFVHVVVGETPFVVQIEGIHDVALGDLVRLRLRPDQLFAFDEQGTLVRTPSYDLASVEGP; this is encoded by the coding sequence ATGAACCTCAGCGCCACTGATCTGTGCCTCAGCGTCGACGGTGTCGACCACCTCAAGAACGTCACCGCCACCTTCCAGCCAGGACGGCTCCACACCGTCATCGGCCGGACGATGGCCGGAAAGACAACGCTGCTGCGGGCCCTGGCCGGCCTGCAGAAAGTGGACTCCGGCTCACTGACCCGGGCAGGAGAGGACTTCCTCAAGACGCCGGTGTGGCAGCGCGACACCGCCATGGTCTACCAGCAGTTCATCAACTACCCACATCTCAACGTGTTCGACAACGTGGCGTTTCCCCTCAAGCGAGCCGGGCTGTCACGGGACGAGATCCGCCGACGCGTCCGCCGGAGCCTGGCGAGCGTGGGGCTCGCGGACTTCGAGAAGCGCAAGCCCTCCCAGCTCTCCGGCGGCCAGCAACAGCGCGTCGCAATGGCTCGCGCCCTGGCCCGCGACACCGCCATCCTCCTGCTCGACGAACCGCTGGCGAACCTGGACTACAAGTTGCGCGAACAACTGCGCGACGAGTTCAAGGCCCTCTTCTCCGACCAGGGCGACACGATCGTCATCTACACCACCACCGAACCCGCCGAGGCGATGATGCTCGGAGACGTGATCCTCGTCATGCACGAGGGGCGGATCCTGCAGACCGGCACCCCACAGGAGGTCTTCGAACGCCCGGCGACCACCACGGTGGCCTCCATCATCAACGACCCACCCATGAACATCTTCGCGGGCCGGATCGAGGGCGGCCAGGTCACGGTGGCCGGCTTCCAGGCCACGCACAGCTCCGCGCACCTGGCCGACCTGCCCGACGCTGCCTACCAGTTCGGGCTGCGCGCCACCGACGTCAGCCTGGCCTCCAGCGGGGTCGAGGGAGAGGTCACCTTCGTCGAGATCTCCGGCTCCGAGACCTTCGTCCATGTGGTCGTCGGCGAGACCCCCTTCGTCGTACAGATCGAGGGCATCCACGACGTCGCCCTCGGCGACCTGGTCAGACTCCGGCTCCGCCCCGACCAGCTGTTCGCCTTCGACGAGCAGGGCACGCTCGTGCGCACACCCTCATACGATCTCGCTTCAGTGGAAGGGCCCTGA
- a CDS encoding carbohydrate ABC transporter permease, producing the protein MRSRLYPVFKYTVIALWACFVAGPFFWAMTTSFKNANAVQGGPTYLPWVQYKPTLTGWRNIFGGAGGIDVIDPFVNSAIITIAASAISLALGSLAAYALSRYRFKLGFIKNSDIVFFFVSQRIMPPVVLVIPFFYLLQWGGLLDTIPGLVIVTVALLLPIAVWVMVDFFNGIPREIDEMAMLDGCPPFQTFVRAILPNSLPGLTVAAMFCAVFGWNDFFFAFRLTFTEVQTLPQAVVALNSSIPPWWTLSAAALFGVAPLILLALWVERYLSKGNLSGAVR; encoded by the coding sequence ATGAGATCGCGCCTTTATCCCGTATTCAAGTACACGGTGATCGCCCTGTGGGCCTGCTTCGTCGCGGGACCGTTCTTCTGGGCGATGACGACCAGCTTCAAAAACGCCAACGCGGTCCAGGGCGGTCCCACCTACCTCCCGTGGGTGCAGTACAAGCCCACTCTCACCGGCTGGCGCAACATCTTCGGCGGAGCCGGCGGTATCGATGTGATCGATCCCTTCGTCAACAGCGCGATCATCACCATCGCCGCGTCCGCCATCAGCCTGGCCCTGGGGTCCCTGGCCGCCTACGCGCTGTCGCGGTACCGGTTCAAGCTGGGCTTCATCAAGAACAGCGACATCGTGTTCTTCTTCGTCTCCCAACGGATCATGCCGCCCGTCGTCCTGGTGATCCCCTTCTTCTACCTCCTGCAGTGGGGTGGCCTCCTGGACACCATCCCGGGCCTGGTCATCGTGACGGTCGCGCTACTGCTGCCGATCGCGGTCTGGGTGATGGTGGACTTCTTCAACGGCATCCCCCGGGAGATCGACGAGATGGCGATGCTGGACGGCTGCCCCCCGTTCCAGACCTTCGTACGGGCCATCCTTCCGAACTCCCTGCCCGGGCTGACTGTCGCGGCGATGTTCTGCGCGGTGTTCGGCTGGAACGACTTCTTCTTCGCCTTCCGCCTGACCTTCACCGAGGTCCAGACCCTGCCCCAGGCGGTCGTCGCCCTCAACTCCTCCATTCCACCGTGGTGGACGCTGTCCGCCGCCGCGCTCTTCGGCGTGGCACCACTGATCCTGCTTGCCCTCTGGGTGGAGCGCTATCTGTCCAAGGGGAACCTGTCCGGAGCCGTCCGATGA
- a CDS encoding carbohydrate ABC transporter permease has protein sequence MDGLRRHKSMFLLPGLLTLFLIIIFPLLFTIRVSFSGWNVSNPRMDFIGGTNYSAMLHDSRFWASITRLVLLAGGTVLIQYVIGFGVALLVWRNVRGRRFWRVLFLVPMMTTPVVMAAIWQTIFHESLGPVNDLLGMLGLTRIPWLTESGPALAALMTVEVWQWTPFMFLLLLAGLLSLPKEPFMAAAIDGAGTWRTFWKVTFPLMAPVSVAAIIIRLIEASKLSDSVYVLTSGGPGSSTETPGYYLYIQGLRDQQTGYSGAMSLTYLVLMIVTLTVVAALLTRAFKLKGDA, from the coding sequence ATGGACGGCCTGCGCCGGCACAAGAGCATGTTCCTGCTGCCGGGACTGCTCACGCTCTTTCTGATCATCATCTTCCCGCTTCTGTTCACCATCCGCGTCAGCTTCTCCGGCTGGAACGTCAGCAACCCTCGGATGGACTTCATCGGTGGTACCAACTACAGCGCGATGCTGCACGACAGCCGCTTCTGGGCCTCCATCACCCGGCTGGTCCTGCTGGCGGGCGGCACGGTCCTGATCCAGTACGTCATCGGCTTCGGTGTGGCTCTGCTGGTCTGGCGCAACGTACGCGGCCGCAGATTCTGGCGGGTGCTGTTCCTCGTCCCCATGATGACCACGCCCGTCGTGATGGCCGCCATCTGGCAGACGATCTTCCATGAGTCCCTGGGGCCGGTGAACGATCTGCTGGGGATGCTGGGCCTGACAAGAATTCCCTGGCTCACCGAGTCCGGTCCGGCGCTGGCCGCGCTGATGACCGTCGAGGTCTGGCAGTGGACCCCCTTCATGTTCCTGCTGTTGCTGGCAGGCCTGCTGAGCCTGCCGAAGGAACCGTTCATGGCCGCCGCGATCGACGGCGCCGGCACCTGGCGCACCTTCTGGAAAGTGACCTTCCCCCTCATGGCGCCGGTCTCGGTTGCGGCGATCATCATCCGGCTGATCGAGGCGTCCAAGCTCTCCGACAGCGTCTACGTACTGACGTCCGGCGGGCCTGGGTCCTCCACAGAGACCCCGGGTTACTACCTCTACATCCAAGGGCTCCGCGATCAGCAGACCGGCTACAGCGGGGCAATGTCCCTGACCTACCTCGTCCTGATGATCGTCACCCTCACGGTCGTCGCCGCCCTGCTCACCAGGGCCTTCAAGCTGAAGGGGGACGCATGA
- a CDS encoding extracellular solute-binding protein, with product MRSRPYTGLVAVAALAALTTTACTAQNQAQQKPKEKAALFNLGSEISYKKYGKDYPATKVKDVPGPCSYESISRKDYSGQTLKIISHAVPVIGEPTQLHAKQFEEITGGKVEVVNVPFGELHQKILTPLQAGQPAYDVMFYPSLWIGDMAPYLAPVPEKYLDTPGMKDVTKAYMDVATWNGKVVQYPVDGDRHYLKVRTDVLKDPKRQAEYKKATGKDLEVPKTWAAYQETAKFFSGKDLDGDGKPNYGSAEVTKRDDLTFSAFISRAAPYVKNPDVKGGVFFDVQTMKPLINTPGFVRALQDMVKAKSTWAPGGANFGLGDEIFSFGGGQTLMSYSWDDAFIQAQQPDSRIRNTVQAAPLPGSSEVYNRTTKSWDKKANQAPYFTWGWTSAVAKASSHQEMAFDYLCFFSNEANTALDLTIGRFGVNPYRVAHFDPAFWEKQGWDKDVAESYVLTLSGMEKSPNRVFDLRVPGVNQYMSALANGVAAALAGQQSPQHALDGVAEEWTKITNQIGKDKVQSAYRNVVALEDNS from the coding sequence ATGCGCAGCAGACCGTACACGGGCCTGGTCGCCGTCGCGGCCCTCGCGGCCCTGACCACCACCGCATGCACCGCCCAGAACCAGGCACAGCAAAAGCCCAAGGAAAAGGCCGCGCTCTTCAACCTCGGCTCGGAGATCAGCTACAAGAAGTACGGCAAGGACTACCCGGCGACGAAGGTCAAGGACGTCCCCGGACCCTGCAGCTACGAGTCGATCAGCCGCAAGGACTACTCCGGACAGACGCTGAAGATCATCAGCCACGCCGTTCCCGTCATCGGCGAGCCGACCCAACTGCACGCCAAGCAGTTCGAGGAGATCACCGGCGGGAAGGTCGAGGTGGTCAACGTCCCCTTCGGCGAGCTGCATCAGAAGATTCTCACGCCCCTGCAGGCGGGCCAGCCGGCGTACGACGTCATGTTCTACCCGTCCCTGTGGATCGGTGACATGGCCCCGTACCTGGCACCGGTCCCGGAGAAGTACCTCGACACCCCCGGCATGAAGGACGTCACCAAGGCCTACATGGACGTGGCGACCTGGAACGGGAAGGTCGTGCAGTACCCGGTGGACGGTGACCGGCACTACCTCAAGGTCCGCACCGATGTGCTGAAGGACCCCAAGCGGCAGGCGGAGTACAAGAAGGCCACGGGCAAGGACCTGGAAGTGCCCAAGACGTGGGCCGCGTACCAGGAGACAGCCAAGTTCTTCAGCGGCAAGGACCTCGACGGCGACGGCAAGCCCAACTACGGCAGTGCCGAGGTGACCAAGCGCGACGACCTGACGTTCTCCGCGTTCATCAGCCGGGCGGCGCCGTACGTGAAGAACCCCGACGTCAAGGGCGGAGTCTTCTTCGACGTCCAGACCATGAAGCCGCTGATCAACACGCCGGGCTTCGTCCGCGCACTGCAGGACATGGTGAAGGCCAAGTCGACCTGGGCACCCGGCGGCGCCAACTTCGGCCTGGGAGACGAGATCTTCTCCTTCGGAGGCGGCCAGACGCTGATGTCCTACTCGTGGGACGACGCCTTCATCCAGGCCCAGCAGCCGGACAGCAGAATCCGCAACACGGTCCAGGCTGCGCCGCTGCCGGGCTCGTCGGAGGTCTACAACCGCACCACGAAGTCATGGGACAAGAAGGCCAACCAGGCGCCCTACTTCACCTGGGGATGGACCTCGGCGGTGGCCAAGGCCTCCAGCCACCAGGAGATGGCCTTCGACTACCTGTGCTTCTTCAGCAACGAGGCCAACACCGCTCTCGACCTGACCATCGGCCGTTTCGGCGTCAACCCCTACCGCGTCGCCCACTTCGACCCGGCGTTCTGGGAGAAGCAGGGCTGGGACAAGGACGTCGCCGAGTCGTACGTGCTCACGCTCTCCGGCATGGAGAAGAGCCCCAACCGCGTCTTCGACCTGCGCGTTCCCGGTGTCAACCAGTACATGTCCGCTCTGGCCAACGGCGTCGCCGCGGCGCTGGCCGGCCAGCAGTCCCCGCAGCACGCGCTGGACGGCGTGGCCGAGGAATGGACCAAGATCACCAACCAGATCGGCAAGGACAAGGTCCAAAGCGCCTATCGCAACGTGGTCGCGCTCGAGGACAACTCCTGA
- a CDS encoding NAD(P)-dependent alcohol dehydrogenase, with translation MKAVQVIEYDEPPVLVDVPDPQITGPLDVIVKIGGAGVCRTDLHILEGQWSDKSGVTLPYTIGHENAGWVAEVGQAVTHVEVGDPVILHPLVTCGLCRACRAGDDVHCMNSAFPGIDTDGGYAEYLKTTARSVVPLAPSLEPASVAALADAGLTAYHAVAKAARVLRPGDKAVVIGAGGLGHIGIQVLRALSPVEMIVIDRSPEALALAKELGADHTLVADGSEADRVRDLTAGHGAEAVLDFVGEGGAVETGVACLRRNGNYYVIGYGGHLHVPTIDVISTEINFIGNLVGSYNDLSELMVLAARGQVTLHTQRYPLASFQQALNDLDAGAVRGRAILIP, from the coding sequence ATGAAAGCCGTGCAGGTCATCGAGTACGACGAGCCACCCGTGCTCGTGGACGTGCCGGACCCGCAGATCACCGGTCCGCTGGACGTGATCGTGAAGATCGGGGGCGCAGGAGTCTGCCGGACCGATCTGCACATCCTCGAAGGGCAGTGGAGCGACAAGAGCGGGGTCACCCTTCCGTACACGATCGGTCACGAGAACGCCGGCTGGGTCGCGGAGGTCGGGCAGGCCGTCACCCACGTCGAGGTCGGTGACCCGGTCATCCTGCACCCGCTGGTGACCTGCGGTCTGTGCCGCGCCTGCCGGGCCGGCGACGACGTGCACTGCATGAACTCGGCCTTTCCCGGGATCGACACCGACGGGGGCTACGCCGAGTACCTCAAGACCACCGCCCGCTCGGTCGTGCCCCTCGCGCCGTCCCTCGAACCGGCCTCGGTCGCGGCCCTGGCCGACGCCGGGCTCACGGCGTACCACGCCGTCGCCAAGGCGGCCCGGGTGCTGCGGCCCGGCGACAAGGCCGTGGTCATCGGCGCCGGCGGACTGGGACACATCGGCATCCAGGTACTCCGGGCCCTGTCACCGGTCGAGATGATCGTCATCGACCGCAGCCCCGAGGCCCTCGCGCTGGCCAAGGAACTCGGCGCCGACCACACGCTCGTCGCGGACGGCAGCGAAGCCGACCGCGTACGGGACCTCACCGCGGGGCACGGGGCCGAGGCCGTCCTGGACTTCGTCGGTGAGGGCGGCGCCGTCGAGACGGGCGTGGCCTGCCTGCGCCGCAACGGCAACTACTACGTCATCGGCTACGGCGGCCACCTGCACGTGCCGACGATCGACGTCATCTCCACAGAGATCAACTTCATCGGCAACCTCGTGGGCTCCTACAACGACCTCTCCGAGCTGATGGTCCTGGCGGCCCGCGGCCAGGTGACCCTGCACACCCAGCGCTATCCCCTCGCCTCCTTCCAGCAGGCCCTGAACGACCTCGACGCCGGCGCCGTGCGCGGCCGAGCGATCTTGATCCCCTGA